Proteins encoded by one window of Nitrospinota bacterium:
- a CDS encoding RNA-directed DNA polymerase, producing the protein MKRYGGLFESIATFPALLAASRKARKGKRFKHSTADFEFNLEREIIRLERALTNQTYRPGPYREFSIYEPKPRKISAAPYRDRVAQHALCAVIEPLFNRSFIFDNYACRTGKGNLQAVNRFTHFSRRFKYVLKCDVKKYFPSIDHQVLKDKIRRKIKCPKTLWLIDLFIDSSHPQDAANFYFPGDDLFTPYERRRGIPIGNLTSQLFANLYLNDLDHFIKEKFPVFGYIRYMDDLAVFGDRKEELWRVLECVKEFLVRERLWLKPEKSMVYPLVRGVDYLGFKVFPDHRRLRYENTVRYRRRVKRMQKDYYKGKIGFAEINGSVQSWIGHVGHADTWRFREKLFKDISFQRCGT; encoded by the coding sequence ATGAAGCGGTATGGCGGTTTGTTTGAATCCATAGCCACCTTTCCGGCCTTATTGGCCGCCAGCCGCAAGGCCAGAAAAGGCAAGCGGTTTAAACATTCCACAGCGGATTTTGAGTTTAATCTGGAAAGGGAGATTATCCGGCTCGAACGGGCATTAACAAACCAAACCTACCGCCCCGGACCCTACCGCGAATTTTCAATTTACGAACCCAAGCCGAGAAAAATCAGCGCCGCGCCTTATCGGGACAGGGTGGCGCAACATGCTTTATGCGCGGTCATCGAGCCGTTATTCAACCGGTCTTTTATTTTTGATAATTATGCCTGCCGTACCGGAAAAGGAAATCTGCAAGCGGTGAATCGCTTCACGCATTTCTCCAGACGTTTCAAGTACGTTCTCAAATGCGATGTGAAAAAATATTTTCCCTCCATCGACCATCAGGTATTGAAAGATAAAATCCGGCGGAAAATCAAATGCCCAAAAACATTATGGTTGATCGATTTGTTCATCGATTCGTCCCATCCGCAGGACGCGGCAAACTTTTATTTTCCCGGCGATGATTTGTTCACGCCTTATGAGCGGCGCCGGGGAATCCCCATAGGCAACCTGACCAGCCAGTTGTTCGCAAATCTCTATTTGAACGATCTCGATCATTTTATCAAGGAGAAATTTCCCGTTTTCGGCTATATCCGGTATATGGATGATTTGGCGGTATTTGGAGACAGAAAGGAGGAACTGTGGAGGGTTTTAGAGTGCGTCAAGGAATTTCTTGTTCGGGAAAGGTTGTGGTTAAAACCGGAAAAAAGCATGGTCTATCCGCTCGTTCGAGGCGTGGACTACCTCGGTTTCAAGGTATTTCCGGATCATCGGAGGTTGCGGTACGAGAACACGGTCCGTTACCGTAGAAGGGTGAAAAGAATGCAGAAGGATTATTATAAGGGAAAGATCGGGTTCGCGGAGATCAACGGCTCGGTGCAAAGCTGGATAGGGCATGTCGGACATGCCGATACCTGGCGGTTCCGGGAAAAACTTTTTAAGGATATTTCGTTTCAAAGGTGCGGGACATAA
- a CDS encoding sigma 54-interacting transcriptional regulator, translating into MEADAMKKSLLPGLSGALLTLLLSSGFAELFQAWELKTLDARFQVRGSIETNPNIIMIDADDPSAQQLGRWPWPRSLHTQMINLLGDENPGAIVYDILFSQPVDETEDLALAQATKNSGKMIYPFAVSLPGSDKKTSKVALPEYFPDSQFKETLKSKDYLSIESVILPLPELVQFSRGLGHIAANRDRDGVVRRVPLFVRHEGSLMPSLALQATLTWLDVSPQQVEIDDSEILLKQVSLPGNQGQVNIHIPVDSNGQMLINYAGKWSKTFKHASFASVLASDAKTTGNMEEVEGKLILVSNTLSGQDIKPTPVEKDYPGSGIHANIINTIVTQNFLRETGRSFNLLLVLLLSITTARFLLLRKYLLQAVFISVLSAGYLIVCAVLFDSGLVLPIVFPLCSIILTGLLVSIYQAGSEKELSDNLQQEKSQVEAHLVSISTDLAVKEGELIKIQDQLKGLQEGMQIGQERGEAQTLKIDDLQRSLELLVQDKEKLLAQRTQLEDKVLDLRVHISFDPPGEEILELLKQECGEFGINTRSQSVLDVFKNLKQVAPVPSPVLILGDSGTGKELFAKALHLLSHRKGEFVPVNMGAIPEGLYESELFGHMKGAFTGAATDKKGKFAQASEGTIFLDEIGEVRQDLQVKLLRVLQEKEIQPVGGKAFKVNIRIVAATNKDLQKEMEKGEFREDLFYRLNTVTLKLPRLKDRREDIEILVDHLIKKYRTEYGKEILGISDKAMQVILNHDWPGNIRELENIIQRGITFATGELIQEKDLGMDPSRSKEEVKRPSLKVSRGDGDELLLNALKESNFEINQTAARLKMHRNTVTARFKGICFDMLVRHGIDNAVKEIAEIPSHHETVTQMFTEYWKNLINTAEEFETEAEAIKAALKRNKNVPAQHHRAIEELVRDYCAGKEKSSES; encoded by the coding sequence ATGGAAGCTGACGCCATGAAAAAATCATTGTTGCCGGGATTGTCGGGAGCCTTATTGACCCTCCTGCTGAGTTCGGGGTTTGCGGAGCTGTTCCAGGCCTGGGAACTTAAGACACTGGACGCAAGATTCCAGGTGCGTGGGTCCATCGAAACAAATCCCAATATCATCATGATCGATGCGGACGATCCAAGCGCACAACAATTAGGCCGCTGGCCCTGGCCGCGTTCCCTACATACCCAAATGATCAACCTTCTGGGTGATGAGAATCCCGGAGCAATTGTTTACGACATTCTTTTTTCCCAGCCCGTTGATGAGACTGAAGACCTGGCTCTTGCACAGGCAACGAAAAACTCAGGGAAAATGATCTATCCCTTTGCGGTCAGCCTGCCTGGTTCAGATAAGAAAACCTCAAAAGTTGCATTGCCAGAATATTTTCCTGACAGTCAGTTTAAAGAAACCCTCAAGTCAAAAGATTATCTTTCCATTGAAAGCGTGATCCTTCCCCTGCCGGAGTTGGTGCAGTTTTCCAGAGGGCTGGGTCATATCGCAGCCAACCGCGACAGGGATGGTGTGGTAAGACGGGTGCCGTTGTTTGTTCGTCATGAAGGGTCTCTCATGCCTTCTTTGGCCCTGCAGGCTACCTTGACCTGGCTGGATGTTTCTCCTCAACAGGTTGAGATCGATGACTCGGAAATTCTTTTAAAGCAGGTAAGCCTTCCCGGCAACCAAGGCCAAGTTAATATTCATATCCCTGTTGATTCAAATGGCCAGATGCTCATCAACTACGCAGGAAAATGGAGCAAAACTTTCAAGCACGCCTCCTTTGCTTCTGTTTTGGCTAGTGACGCAAAAACAACCGGTAATATGGAAGAGGTGGAAGGGAAATTGATTCTCGTCTCGAATACCTTATCTGGTCAGGACATTAAACCCACTCCGGTTGAAAAGGATTATCCTGGTTCAGGGATTCACGCCAATATCATCAATACCATCGTTACGCAGAATTTTCTTAGAGAGACGGGTAGGAGTTTTAACCTCTTACTGGTTCTGTTGCTGAGCATCACTACGGCAAGGTTCCTTCTGCTCAGAAAATATTTACTTCAGGCCGTTTTCATTTCAGTTCTGTCGGCCGGTTACCTAATTGTCTGCGCCGTATTGTTCGATTCCGGACTTGTTTTGCCGATTGTTTTCCCTCTTTGTTCCATAATTTTAACGGGCCTCCTTGTGTCCATATACCAGGCGGGTTCGGAAAAGGAGTTATCAGATAATCTTCAACAGGAAAAGAGCCAGGTGGAAGCTCATCTCGTGTCTATCTCTACTGACCTTGCGGTTAAAGAAGGGGAGTTAATAAAAATACAGGACCAGTTGAAAGGTCTTCAAGAGGGTATGCAGATAGGGCAGGAGCGTGGGGAAGCCCAGACGCTGAAAATCGATGATCTGCAGAGAAGCCTAGAGTTGTTGGTTCAGGACAAAGAGAAACTGCTAGCCCAAAGGACACAGCTGGAAGACAAGGTGCTGGACCTGCGCGTTCACATTTCCTTTGATCCGCCCGGCGAAGAAATACTGGAACTGCTGAAACAGGAATGCGGAGAGTTTGGAATTAACACGAGAAGCCAATCGGTTCTGGATGTATTTAAAAATCTCAAACAGGTGGCACCGGTTCCATCGCCTGTGCTGATTCTTGGGGACTCCGGTACGGGTAAGGAACTGTTCGCAAAGGCTCTTCATTTACTGAGCCATAGAAAAGGAGAATTTGTTCCCGTCAACATGGGGGCAATTCCCGAAGGATTGTACGAAAGTGAACTTTTTGGTCACATGAAGGGAGCTTTTACTGGAGCCGCAACGGACAAGAAGGGGAAGTTTGCCCAGGCCAGCGAGGGAACGATATTCCTGGACGAAATCGGTGAGGTCAGGCAGGACCTGCAGGTCAAGCTCCTCAGGGTATTGCAGGAGAAGGAAATTCAACCTGTGGGAGGTAAAGCCTTCAAGGTCAATATCAGGATTGTGGCTGCGACCAACAAAGATCTCCAAAAGGAAATGGAGAAGGGGGAGTTCAGGGAGGATCTGTTTTACCGATTAAACACGGTTACCCTAAAACTGCCGAGATTGAAAGACAGGAGGGAAGACATTGAAATTCTTGTGGACCACCTTATCAAAAAATATCGCACCGAATATGGGAAAGAGATCCTTGGAATTTCAGACAAGGCCATGCAAGTGATATTAAATCATGACTGGCCCGGAAATATTCGCGAACTGGAAAATATCATTCAGCGGGGCATCACTTTCGCCACTGGAGAATTGATTCAGGAGAAGGACCTAGGCATGGACCCCTCTAGATCTAAAGAAGAAGTCAAAAGACCTTCATTGAAAGTCAGTAGAGGAGACGGAGATGAACTGCTTCTGAATGCTCTAAAAGAAAGTAATTTTGAAATCAACCAGACGGCGGCCAGATTGAAGATGCATCGCAATACCGTAACAGCGCGATTCAAGGGCATTTGTTTTGATATGCTGGTCAGACATGGAATAGACAATGCGGTAAAGGAAATTGCGGAGATCCCTTCGCATCATGAAACCGTTACGCAGATGTTCACCGAGTACTGGAAAAATCTGATTAACACAGCGGAAGAATTTGAAACAGAGGCAGAGGCTATCAAGGCGGCGTTGAAGCGCAATAAAAACGTACCCGCGCAACACCACAGAGCCATAGAGGAGTTGGTTCGTGATTATTGTGCGGGAAAAGAAAAGAGTTCTGAATCATGA
- a CDS encoding SUMF1/EgtB/PvdO family nonheme iron enzyme: MRNLPYRTRFIPVPVGQKKTSGLRLLLLTLVFLLTFVAPVLADDDDDDDKKKGKNKPVISFTSVDPGKTQIDINGMYLHDGSNNPIVILGLNGKGGTTVDIVLAVQSKDGAGTQVIVNLPSPGPAGMVKIPGGEYVAGLDPDLALAECRKYYGKCKREWFTDETPAMRTVESFSMDKYEGTQAEFEKVMGNNPSGFKGPNLPVENVTWHEADEYCRKVGKRLPTEWEWEKAAKGGSGTIYPWGNELQSGKANICDMNCEYDWKASEIDDGYKNTSPVGSYPPNGYGLHDMAGNVWEWTASDYRDSDEIKVLRGGSWNAGPNSTRSAFRDYYFHPGRRFDYVGFRCAQ; encoded by the coding sequence ATGAGGAACTTGCCATACCGCACCAGATTCATTCCTGTCCCAGTGGGCCAGAAGAAGACATCAGGACTTCGCTTGTTACTATTGACGTTGGTATTTCTTTTAACCTTCGTGGCTCCTGTTCTTGCGGATGATGACGACGATGATGACAAGAAAAAGGGAAAAAACAAGCCAGTCATTTCATTTACCAGTGTTGATCCTGGTAAGACCCAGATAGACATCAACGGTATGTACCTTCATGACGGGTCTAATAACCCGATCGTTATTCTTGGTCTTAATGGCAAAGGTGGCACCACGGTGGATATCGTCCTCGCAGTTCAGTCTAAAGACGGAGCGGGCACACAGGTGATCGTAAATCTACCGTCCCCCGGCCCCGCCGGTATGGTGAAGATACCGGGCGGGGAATACGTGGCGGGGCTGGACCCGGACCTGGCGTTGGCGGAGTGCCGGAAATATTATGGTAAATGCAAACGCGAATGGTTCACGGACGAAACTCCGGCCATGAGGACGGTGGAATCATTTTCCATGGACAAGTATGAGGGGACGCAGGCGGAGTTTGAGAAGGTGATGGGAAATAATCCGAGCGGGTTCAAGGGGCCGAACCTGCCGGTGGAGAATGTGACCTGGCATGAGGCGGATGAATATTGCCGGAAGGTGGGCAAACGCCTGCCGACGGAATGGGAATGGGAAAAGGCGGCCAAAGGGGGAAGCGGCACGATTTATCCTTGGGGGAACGAGTTGCAGTCGGGGAAGGCGAATATCTGCGATATGAATTGCGAGTATGACTGGAAGGCAAGTGAGATCGATGACGGATACAAGAACACATCGCCGGTGGGCAGTTACCCGCCGAACGGGTATGGGTTGCACGATATGGCGGGGAACGTGTGGGAGTGGACGGCGAGCGATTACAGGGATAGCGATGAGATCAAGGTTTTGCGCGGCGGGTCGTGGAACGCTGGTCCGAACAGTACGCGTTCGGCCTTCCGCGACTACTACTTCCACCCCGGCCGTCGCTTCGACTATGTCGGGTTTCGTTGCGCCCAGTAA
- a CDS encoding SUMF1/EgtB/PvdO family nonheme iron enzyme: MVLRGGSWNNNPNNTRPANRNNNKPGNRNNNNGFRCAQNPRKDGLFAGIPRFKDGGRAFFGGTWCPVPASGLARPNTKEDSFGK, translated from the coding sequence TTGGTTTTGCGCGGCGGGTCGTGGAACAATAATCCGAACAATACGCGTCCGGCCAACCGCAACAACAACAAACCCGGCAATCGCAACAACAATAACGGGTTTCGTTGCGCCCAGAATCCCCGAAAAGATGGATTGTTTGCCGGAATTCCGCGGTTCAAGGATGGCGGGAGAGCGTTTTTCGGGGGTACATGGTGTCCCGTTCCCGCGTCGGGTCTTGCCCGGCCAAATACAAAAGAGGATTCTTTCGGCAAGTAG
- the avd gene encoding diversity-generating retroelement protein Avd, which produces MSDKEDALTKTYDLMVWLFPQIGRFPREHRYTLGSRLENSLLDICGNLIEARYSREKTVLLHATNILLEKLRYLARLSKDLRFISVKKYEYLSREINMIGMFVGGWLKKVKEMSS; this is translated from the coding sequence ATGAGCGATAAAGAGGATGCATTAACGAAAACCTATGATTTGATGGTGTGGTTGTTCCCGCAAATCGGCAGGTTTCCGCGCGAGCATCGTTATACTCTTGGCAGTCGGCTGGAAAACAGTTTGCTGGATATTTGCGGGAACCTGATCGAGGCCCGCTACTCACGGGAAAAGACCGTCCTCCTCCATGCCACGAATATTTTATTGGAGAAATTGCGGTATCTGGCCCGGCTGAGCAAGGATTTGCGTTTTATCAGCGTAAAAAAATACGAATACCTTTCCAGGGAGATAAACATGATAGGAATGTTTGTCGGCGGCTGGTTGAAAAAGGTCAAGGAGATGTCCTCATGA
- the purD gene encoding phosphoribosylamine--glycine ligase — MQVLIIGGGGREHALAWKIGQSPKVDRVYCAPGNAGTAQVAENVDIAADDIDRLLEFALENDIGLTVVGPEQPLVLGIVDRFREKGLKVFGPTAKAAEIEGSKVFSKDLMKKYGIPTAGYHASTSAEEALDYARKNTGPCVIKADGLAAGKGVIICKTSAEAVAAITSIMVDKNFGDAGATIVNEEFMEGQEVSLLAFTDGKTVLPLDSAQDHKAAYDGDTGPNTGGMGAYSPAPVFTEALLREVMETIMIPTVQAMEKEGRTYQGILYAGLMLTADGPKVLEFNARFGDPETQPLLMRMQSDSVPLFEACIDGTLDRQQVEWKPQAAVCVVMAAGGYPGPYEKGQVIEGLDKAAECSDVMVFHAGTQLKNGKVVTNGGRVLGVTALGADTKSAIANAYRAVDKISWDGVHYRKDIGGKAVRGEG; from the coding sequence GTCTATTGCGCACCGGGCAATGCCGGGACGGCACAAGTGGCGGAAAATGTGGACATCGCCGCCGATGATATTGATCGTCTGCTGGAATTTGCCCTGGAAAATGATATTGGTCTCACGGTGGTGGGGCCGGAACAGCCGCTGGTACTGGGCATCGTCGATCGTTTTCGGGAGAAAGGGCTCAAAGTTTTTGGCCCGACCGCAAAGGCGGCGGAAATCGAAGGCAGTAAGGTGTTTTCAAAAGATCTGATGAAAAAATACGGCATCCCGACCGCTGGATATCACGCTTCCACTTCGGCGGAAGAAGCCCTGGACTATGCCAGAAAAAATACCGGACCGTGCGTCATTAAAGCCGATGGGCTGGCGGCTGGCAAAGGCGTCATCATCTGTAAAACCTCCGCCGAGGCGGTGGCCGCCATCACATCCATCATGGTCGATAAAAACTTCGGCGATGCGGGAGCCACCATTGTGAATGAAGAGTTTATGGAAGGGCAGGAAGTTTCGCTCCTGGCGTTCACCGACGGCAAAACCGTGTTGCCTCTCGATTCAGCTCAGGACCACAAAGCCGCTTACGATGGCGACACAGGCCCGAACACCGGCGGCATGGGCGCCTACTCACCAGCGCCGGTATTTACGGAAGCTCTCCTTCGAGAGGTCATGGAAACCATCATGATTCCCACCGTGCAGGCGATGGAAAAGGAAGGCCGAACCTATCAGGGCATCCTCTATGCAGGCTTGATGCTCACCGCCGACGGACCCAAGGTTTTGGAGTTTAACGCCCGATTTGGCGACCCGGAAACCCAGCCCCTGCTCATGCGCATGCAGAGCGACAGCGTTCCGCTTTTTGAAGCCTGCATCGACGGCACCCTGGACCGACAACAGGTGGAATGGAAACCGCAAGCGGCGGTGTGTGTGGTGATGGCGGCCGGGGGCTATCCCGGACCTTACGAAAAAGGCCAAGTGATAGAGGGGTTGGATAAGGCGGCGGAATGTTCAGATGTGATGGTGTTTCACGCCGGAACCCAACTGAAAAATGGAAAGGTTGTTACCAACGGCGGGCGCGTTCTGGGAGTCACGGCTTTGGGGGCGGATACAAAATCCGCTATTGCCAATGCGTATCGGGCTGTGGATAAGATCTCATGGGACGGGGTGCATTACAGAAAAGATATTGGCGGTAAAGCGGTGAGGGGGGAGGGTTAG
- a CDS encoding isoaspartyl peptidase/L-asparaginase produces the protein MTENKYIFLTHGGAGSKEEYQDGTLQAAKVGLKVLKSGATLMDSVCRAVAVLEDDFRFNAGVGSHPRSDGSVQMDAAVMDGQGQFGAVAALEGFRNPIHVAHAVTRTQYKVLVDRGAAQFAKKAGFETLSADQITARGVDFSTGEEVTDTVGCVAYDGKSFAAGLSTGGIRGAAPGRVGDVPLIGCGLYAGPAGAVAATGDGEIITMHLTAIRAYQMLERGDRPEMVLEEVLHWFHPVNDAIGLILVSDDGYAAGSNRTMAWSVLEEN, from the coding sequence ATGACAGAAAATAAATACATTTTTCTGACCCACGGCGGCGCAGGTTCAAAAGAAGAATATCAGGATGGCACCCTGCAAGCCGCGAAAGTGGGTCTCAAGGTTTTAAAATCAGGCGCGACCCTGATGGACTCCGTTTGCCGGGCAGTGGCCGTATTGGAGGACGATTTCAGGTTCAACGCCGGAGTGGGGTCGCATCCGCGTTCCGACGGGTCCGTGCAGATGGATGCGGCGGTGATGGACGGCCAGGGTCAATTTGGCGCGGTCGCGGCACTGGAAGGGTTCAGAAATCCCATTCATGTGGCGCATGCGGTGACCCGTACGCAATACAAGGTTCTTGTCGACCGGGGAGCGGCGCAATTTGCGAAAAAAGCGGGGTTCGAAACCCTGTCAGCGGACCAGATCACGGCCCGGGGAGTGGATTTTTCTACCGGCGAGGAGGTAACCGATACAGTGGGTTGTGTCGCTTACGATGGTAAAAGCTTTGCGGCGGGGCTCAGTACCGGAGGCATTCGCGGAGCGGCTCCGGGCAGGGTGGGCGATGTGCCCTTGATCGGGTGCGGCCTGTATGCCGGGCCGGCGGGAGCGGTCGCAGCCACCGGCGACGGCGAGATAATCACCATGCACCTCACCGCCATTCGTGCCTACCAGATGCTGGAACGTGGCGATCGGCCAGAAATGGTTTTGGAGGAAGTTCTGCACTGGTTCCATCCGGTGAACGATGCGATTGGGCTGATTCTCGTCAGCGACGATGGTTATGCCGCAGGTAGCAACCGCACCATGGCCTGGTCGGTTTTGGAGGAAAATTAA